In Ensifer canadensis, a genomic segment contains:
- a CDS encoding glutathione S-transferase family protein translates to MSRKLYSLCGADRARPFSPHVWKTKLSLAHKGLDFDVVPIGFTEIPKVEEGATKLVPLLRDGDRLVQDSFEIAVYLDENYPDRPSLFGGPGGMAMARFIEGWSQTTLHPAIARIIIKDIHDRLDPVDRVYFRESREARFGTSLEAVAETGGAALATFSDKLEPLRHMLKFQPYLGGERPLFADYIVFGALQWARIVSPQRLLSQGDPVTDWFERCLDLHDGIGRSVTAA, encoded by the coding sequence GTGAGCAGGAAACTCTATTCGCTTTGCGGTGCCGACAGGGCCCGACCTTTTTCACCGCATGTCTGGAAGACCAAGCTGTCGCTTGCGCATAAGGGGCTCGACTTCGACGTCGTTCCGATCGGCTTTACCGAGATCCCCAAGGTAGAGGAAGGCGCCACCAAGCTCGTGCCGCTTCTGCGCGACGGCGACCGGCTGGTACAGGACAGTTTTGAGATTGCCGTCTATCTCGACGAGAACTACCCGGATCGGCCGTCGCTGTTTGGCGGACCGGGCGGCATGGCCATGGCCCGCTTCATCGAGGGCTGGTCGCAGACGACGCTGCATCCGGCAATCGCTCGCATCATCATCAAGGATATTCACGACAGGCTCGATCCGGTCGATCGGGTCTATTTCCGCGAAAGTCGCGAGGCGCGCTTCGGCACTTCGCTCGAAGCGGTGGCTGAAACCGGAGGCGCGGCCCTTGCGACCTTCTCCGACAAGCTTGAGCCGCTGCGCCATATGCTGAAGTTTCAGCCCTATCTCGGCGGCGAGCGGCCACTCTTTGCCGACTACATCGTCTTCGGTGCGCTGCAATGGGCGCGTATCGTTTCGCCGCAACGCCTGCTTTCCCAAGGCGATCCGGTCACAGACTGGTTCGAGCGTTGCCTCGACCTGCACGATGGCATCGGCCGCTCTGTGACAGCGGCGTGA